In Halostella litorea, a single window of DNA contains:
- a CDS encoding HalOD1 output domain-containing protein gives MGGNGAGDVFRGTVDDDATPATAIVEAIATIEGRDPTRLDSRLYDSIDPSGLNAVLATPAEAADDPGRLTVSFTHAGYEVTVSRSGRYRIAPADAD, from the coding sequence ATGGGAGGGAACGGGGCGGGCGACGTGTTCAGGGGGACGGTCGACGACGACGCGACCCCGGCCACGGCCATCGTCGAGGCGATAGCGACCATCGAGGGTCGGGACCCGACGCGGCTGGACAGTCGGCTCTACGACTCCATCGACCCGAGCGGCCTGAACGCGGTGCTGGCGACCCCCGCGGAGGCGGCCGACGACCCGGGGCGGCTGACGGTGTCGTTCACCCACGCCGGCTACGAGGTCACGGTCTCGCGGAGCGGCCGGTACCGGATCGCGCCGGCGGACGCCGACTGA
- a CDS encoding DUF555 domain-containing protein: protein MSNYLVVMEAAWLVRDVEAVDDAIGVAVSEAGKRLNEQDMDYVEVDVGATGCPACGEPFDSAFIAADTALVGLVLEMKVFNADSQEHAQRIAKSEVGGALRDVPLSVVETIEYENEDELDGE, encoded by the coding sequence ATGAGTAACTATCTCGTCGTGATGGAAGCCGCATGGTTGGTCCGTGACGTGGAAGCGGTCGACGACGCCATCGGCGTCGCCGTCAGCGAAGCCGGCAAGCGACTGAACGAGCAGGACATGGACTACGTGGAGGTCGACGTCGGCGCGACGGGGTGTCCCGCGTGCGGCGAGCCGTTCGACTCGGCGTTCATCGCGGCCGACACGGCCCTCGTGGGGCTGGTGCTCGAGATGAAGGTGTTCAACGCCGACAGCCAGGAGCACGCCCAGCGCATCGCGAAAAGCGAAGTCGGCGGCGCGCTCCGGGACGTCCCCCTCTCGGTCGTCGAGACGATCGAGTACGAGAACGAGGACGAACTCGACGGGGAATGA
- a CDS encoding CBS domain-containing protein, whose amino-acid sequence MDLPTPADLRERRNELGLTQSELAERADVSQPLIARIEGGDVDPRLSTLRRIVNALEAAEGGIVRAEDLMHETVINVSPDDELRDAVRKMEEEAYSQLPVIQEGIPVGSISQSDLVHADEEARGEPVREYMSESFPTVSKSATLDEISSLLDHYKAVMVTEDGETVGIVTEADLAARLS is encoded by the coding sequence ATGGACTTACCCACGCCGGCGGACCTGCGGGAGCGGCGGAACGAACTGGGGCTGACCCAGAGCGAGCTCGCGGAGCGGGCCGACGTCTCCCAGCCGCTGATCGCGCGCATCGAGGGCGGCGACGTCGACCCGCGGCTGTCGACGCTCCGGCGGATCGTCAACGCCTTGGAGGCCGCGGAGGGCGGCATCGTCCGCGCCGAGGACCTGATGCACGAGACGGTGATCAACGTCTCCCCGGACGACGAACTCCGGGACGCCGTCCGGAAGATGGAAGAGGAGGCGTACTCGCAACTGCCGGTGATCCAGGAGGGGATCCCGGTCGGGAGCATCAGCCAGAGCGACCTCGTCCACGCCGACGAGGAGGCCCGCGGCGAACCCGTCCGCGAGTACATGAGCGAGTCGTTCCCCACCGTCTCCAAGAGCGCGACGCTGGACGAGATCAGCAGCCTGCTGGACCACTACAAGGCCGTCATGGTCACCGAGGACGGCGAGACGGTCGGCATCGTCACCGAGGCCGACCTCGCGGCGCGGCTCTCCTGA
- the purM gene encoding phosphoribosylformylglycinamidine cyclo-ligase, whose product MTDEDTEGLTYADAGVDIAESEAATAALLSAFDDVEGFAGLLDIGDRYLALATDGVGTKLLVAEALGDYSTVGIDCVAMNVNDLVAAGVDPVAFVDYVAVEEPVDDFSEQVGEGLAAGTEEAGIALLGGETAVMPEVIRGLDLAGTCAGLAEKGDTFDGEAAPGDALVGFPSSGIHSNGLTLAREAVTRNHDYDDPFPPNPDRTVGEELLEPTRIYADLLGDLRNHDAHAAAHVTGGGWTNLERMGDYRYDITDPHPAQPVFEFVQREGDVSDAEMHRTFNMGTGFVAAVPADEADALAAATDGKAIGEVREGDGVAVRGLSL is encoded by the coding sequence ATGACCGACGAGGACACCGAGGGGCTGACGTACGCCGACGCCGGCGTCGACATCGCCGAGAGCGAGGCGGCGACCGCGGCGCTGCTGTCGGCGTTCGACGACGTCGAGGGCTTCGCCGGCCTGCTCGACATCGGCGACCGCTACCTGGCGCTGGCGACCGACGGCGTCGGGACGAAACTGCTCGTCGCCGAGGCGCTGGGCGACTACTCCACGGTCGGGATCGACTGCGTGGCGATGAACGTCAACGACCTCGTCGCGGCCGGGGTCGACCCCGTCGCGTTCGTCGACTACGTCGCGGTCGAGGAGCCGGTCGACGACTTCTCCGAGCAGGTCGGCGAGGGGCTCGCGGCCGGCACCGAGGAGGCCGGGATCGCCCTGCTCGGCGGCGAGACGGCGGTGATGCCCGAGGTGATCCGCGGGCTGGACCTGGCCGGCACCTGCGCGGGGCTGGCCGAGAAGGGCGACACGTTCGACGGCGAGGCCGCCCCCGGCGACGCGCTCGTCGGGTTCCCCTCCAGCGGCATCCACTCCAACGGCCTGACGCTGGCCCGCGAGGCGGTCACCCGGAACCACGACTACGACGACCCGTTCCCGCCGAACCCGGACCGCACCGTCGGCGAGGAACTGCTCGAACCGACCCGCATCTACGCGGACCTGCTCGGCGACCTCAGGAACCACGACGCGCACGCGGCCGCCCACGTCACCGGCGGCGGCTGGACGAACCTCGAACGGATGGGCGACTACCGGTACGATATCACCGACCCCCACCCCGCCCAGCCCGTGTTCGAGTTCGTCCAGCGGGAGGGCGACGTCTCCGACGCCGAGATGCACCGCACGTTCAACATGGGCACCGGGTTCGTCGCCGCCGTCCCCGCCGACGAGGCCGACGCGCTGGCGGCCGCGACCGACGGAAAAGCAATCGGCGAGGTCCGCGAGGGCGACGGCGTCGCCGTCCGCGGGCTGTCGCTCTAA
- a CDS encoding molybdopterin-dependent oxidoreductase: MSAARIRAGIRGNAPELGLAAAGGLAAVAASFAAAGDPTAFVGAAVEAVIRDTAPEPVVEFVRSDLRDLAAPTLLATAVVAATALFALFGLAGVAVDRRTDSLGAGVAVAAVLGGGASTLLGVGPLPALAAAVPTALVPVTARATGAPTTVSKRRRTLLGSVGGLLGLAGASTVLGTQRGGSIDPEPLDEAAETETLLSTADERSLDLAGTGGLVSDSFYEVDYSNFDPTVRKDDWSLTVTGEVEEEVTVDFEGLRDMSTEHRFVTLRCVSDPLNGNKMDNALWTGTPLADLVEEAGPGGGCECVRLRAADDYYQVFPLAALRNGFLAYGMNGTELPKGHGHPVRVLIPGHWGEINVKWITEIEVLDRDAEGYWEERGWHGTGPVETVAKIGSVDERDDGTVRVGGHAYAGTRGVSAVEVSTDGGDTWSEATLSPTLPGDDVWRMWAHEFAADGTHEVVVRAVESDGTVQPREETDAYPSGATGWVSRTVEAER; the protein is encoded by the coding sequence ATGAGCGCCGCGCGCATCCGGGCGGGGATCCGCGGGAACGCGCCCGAACTCGGGCTGGCAGCGGCGGGCGGGCTGGCGGCCGTCGCCGCGTCGTTCGCCGCCGCGGGCGACCCGACGGCGTTCGTCGGCGCGGCCGTCGAGGCGGTGATTCGGGACACCGCCCCCGAACCGGTCGTGGAGTTCGTGCGGAGCGACCTCCGGGACCTGGCCGCGCCGACGCTGCTGGCGACGGCGGTCGTCGCCGCCACGGCGCTGTTCGCCCTGTTCGGGCTGGCCGGCGTCGCGGTCGACCGCCGGACGGACAGCCTCGGTGCCGGCGTCGCCGTCGCCGCGGTGCTTGGCGGCGGCGCGTCGACGCTGCTCGGGGTGGGGCCGCTGCCAGCGCTGGCCGCCGCGGTGCCGACCGCGCTCGTTCCGGTCACCGCCCGCGCGACGGGCGCGCCGACGACCGTCTCGAAGCGGCGGCGCACCCTGCTCGGCTCGGTCGGCGGCCTGCTGGGCCTGGCGGGGGCAAGCACGGTGCTCGGCACCCAGCGCGGGGGAAGCATCGACCCCGAACCGCTGGACGAGGCGGCGGAGACGGAGACGCTGCTCTCGACGGCCGACGAGCGGTCGCTCGACCTCGCCGGCACCGGCGGGCTGGTGAGCGACTCGTTCTACGAGGTCGACTACAGCAACTTCGACCCGACCGTCCGGAAGGACGATTGGTCGCTGACGGTCACCGGCGAAGTCGAGGAGGAGGTGACCGTCGACTTCGAGGGGCTGCGCGACATGTCGACCGAACACCGCTTCGTCACGCTCCGCTGCGTCAGCGACCCGCTGAACGGGAACAAGATGGACAACGCGCTCTGGACCGGGACGCCGCTCGCCGACCTCGTCGAGGAGGCGGGGCCGGGGGGCGGCTGCGAGTGCGTCCGCCTGCGCGCCGCCGACGACTACTATCAGGTCTTCCCGCTGGCGGCCCTCCGCAACGGCTTCCTCGCGTACGGCATGAACGGCACGGAACTGCCGAAGGGACACGGCCACCCCGTCCGCGTGCTGATCCCCGGCCACTGGGGCGAGATCAACGTCAAGTGGATCACGGAGATCGAGGTGCTGGACCGGGACGCCGAGGGCTACTGGGAGGAGCGCGGCTGGCACGGCACCGGCCCCGTCGAGACGGTCGCGAAGATCGGGTCGGTCGACGAGCGCGACGACGGGACCGTCCGGGTCGGCGGCCACGCGTACGCCGGCACCCGCGGCGTCTCGGCCGTGGAGGTGTCGACCGACGGCGGCGACACGTGGAGCGAGGCGACGCTGTCGCCGACGCTCCCGGGCGACGACGTGTGGCGGATGTGGGCCCACGAGTTCGCGGCCGACGGCACGCACGAGGTGGTCGTCCGGGCCGTCGAGAGCGACGGCACCGTCCAGCCCCGCGAGGAGACCGACGCCTACCCCAGCGGCGCGACCGGCTGGGTGTCCCGCACCGTCGAGGCGGAGCGGTGA
- a CDS encoding winged helix-turn-helix domain-containing protein, producing the protein MEQALWYLFAGTRGGENRARIVRVLSERPRNANQIAEAMDVDYNTVRHHLEMLTEHDVVETGGNDYGKLYFLTDRFEHHREEFEEILEHV; encoded by the coding sequence ATGGAACAGGCGCTCTGGTATCTCTTCGCCGGCACGCGCGGCGGCGAGAACCGGGCGCGGATCGTCCGCGTCCTCTCGGAGCGCCCACGGAACGCGAACCAGATCGCCGAGGCGATGGACGTGGACTACAACACCGTCCGGCACCACCTTGAGATGCTCACCGAACACGACGTCGTCGAGACGGGCGGCAACGACTACGGGAAGCTGTACTTCCTGACCGACCGGTTCGAACACCACCGCGAGGAGTTCGAGGAGATACTGGAGCACGTCTGA
- a CDS encoding zinc metalloprotease — protein MRFSGRELVDLAAAWVALGAAFSIFFVRGLAVGDVVAFLPASLATVGVAFLLHELAHKVVAVRFGQVAEFRADYGMLFVAVMSALAGFIFAAPGAVHHRGRITPRENGIISLAGPVTNLLLMVPFGALVVSGVDPAVGGYTVGTLGVGVNGFLAAFNMIPYGPLDGKTVLRWNKAVYLAVFLPSAAFVVWLFLGTPGF, from the coding sequence ATGCGTTTTTCCGGCCGCGAACTGGTCGACCTGGCGGCGGCGTGGGTCGCGCTGGGGGCGGCGTTCTCGATATTCTTCGTCCGGGGCCTCGCCGTCGGCGACGTGGTGGCCTTTCTGCCCGCGAGCCTGGCGACCGTCGGCGTCGCGTTCCTGCTGCACGAACTGGCACACAAAGTCGTCGCCGTGCGGTTCGGTCAGGTCGCGGAGTTCCGGGCGGACTACGGGATGCTGTTCGTCGCCGTGATGAGCGCGCTCGCCGGGTTCATCTTCGCCGCGCCGGGCGCGGTCCACCACCGCGGCCGGATCACGCCCCGCGAGAACGGCATCATCTCGCTAGCCGGGCCGGTGACGAACCTCCTGCTGATGGTGCCGTTCGGCGCGCTGGTCGTCTCGGGCGTCGATCCGGCGGTCGGCGGCTACACCGTCGGCACGCTCGGCGTCGGGGTCAACGGCTTCCTCGCCGCGTTCAACATGATCCCGTACGGGCCACTGGACGGCAAGACGGTGCTGCGCTGGAACAAGGCGGTCTACCTGGCCGTCTTCCTGCCGAGCGCCGCGTTCGTCGTCTGGCTGTTCCTCGGGACGCCTGGGTTCTGA
- a CDS encoding TraB/GumN family protein: MTDEAESSSSLRSSSPPSGDGRVTVVGTAHVSADSVEEVERTVETERPDVVAVELDEGRYQQMKGEGTGQDIEARDLLRGNTVFQFLAYWMLSYVQTRLGDRFDIEPGADMKAAIDTAEDLGLGVALVDRDIQVTIQRFWARMTFVEKLKMVGSLFLGLFGFGSEPEEEFSMDDITDADVVTAMIEEFRRFSPGGAEALIDERDAFIAHRLIGLREQGYHVVAVVGAGHREGIERYLENPSSLPPMESLVGTESGSRFSPFKLLGYLFTLGFLAFFFLLVMAGVNDAFLLKLFVAWFLFNGFFAFTLAKLAGARWTSAGVGGAVAWLTSVNPLLAPGWFAGYVELRHTAVDIGDVGRLNEILNDEESPIRDLLGRMFDVPLFRLIMVVALTNIGSMIASFLFPFTVLPWLAPEIGGVSGIMSELIAGAENSAELLWGLVT, translated from the coding sequence ATGACTGACGAAGCGGAGTCGTCGTCCTCCCTCCGGTCGTCGTCCCCGCCCTCGGGCGACGGCCGGGTCACGGTCGTCGGGACGGCGCACGTCTCCGCCGACAGCGTCGAGGAAGTGGAGCGGACCGTCGAGACGGAACGGCCCGACGTGGTCGCGGTCGAACTCGACGAGGGGCGCTACCAGCAGATGAAAGGCGAGGGCACGGGACAGGACATCGAGGCCCGCGACCTCCTCCGGGGCAACACGGTGTTCCAGTTCCTCGCCTACTGGATGCTCTCCTACGTCCAGACGCGGCTCGGCGACCGGTTCGACATCGAACCGGGCGCGGACATGAAAGCCGCCATCGACACGGCCGAGGACTTGGGCCTCGGCGTCGCGCTGGTCGACCGGGACATCCAGGTGACGATCCAGCGCTTCTGGGCGCGGATGACGTTCGTGGAGAAGCTGAAGATGGTCGGCAGCCTCTTTCTGGGGCTGTTCGGGTTCGGGTCCGAACCGGAGGAGGAGTTCTCGATGGACGACATCACCGACGCCGACGTCGTCACCGCGATGATAGAGGAGTTCCGCCGGTTCAGCCCCGGCGGCGCGGAGGCGCTCATCGACGAGCGCGACGCGTTCATCGCCCACAGGCTGATCGGGCTCCGCGAGCAGGGGTACCACGTCGTCGCCGTCGTCGGCGCGGGCCACCGCGAGGGGATCGAGCGCTACCTCGAAAACCCCTCGTCGCTCCCGCCGATGGAGAGCCTCGTCGGGACGGAGTCGGGGTCGCGGTTCTCCCCGTTCAAACTGCTTGGCTACCTCTTTACCCTCGGGTTCCTGGCCTTCTTCTTCCTGCTCGTCATGGCCGGGGTCAACGACGCGTTCCTGCTGAAGCTGTTCGTCGCCTGGTTCCTGTTCAACGGCTTCTTCGCGTTCACGCTGGCGAAGCTGGCCGGCGCGCGCTGGACCAGCGCGGGCGTCGGCGGCGCGGTCGCGTGGCTCACCAGCGTCAACCCGCTGCTCGCCCCGGGCTGGTTCGCCGGCTACGTCGAACTCCGGCACACGGCCGTCGACATCGGCGACGTCGGCCGGCTGAACGAGATCCTGAACGACGAGGAGAGTCCCATCCGGGACCTGCTCGGCCGGATGTTCGACGTGCCGCTGTTCCGGCTCATCATGGTCGTCGCGCTGACGAACATCGGGAGCATGATCGCCAGCTTCCTGTTTCCCTTCACGGTCCTGCCGTGGCTGGCCCCGGAGATCGGCGGCGTCAGCGGGATCATGAGCGAACTGATCGCCGGCGCGGAAAACAGCGCGGAGTTGCTGTGGGGGCTCGTGACCTGA
- a CDS encoding acyl-CoA thioesterase — translation MPSLMETYIENREMVQPNHANNLDTVHGGNVMKWMDEVGAMSAMRFAGKACVTARVNEMDFRRPILVGDTAVIEAYVYDAGETSVHVHLRAFRENPRTREREPTTESYFVYVGIDESGDPSPVPDLVVDSEEGKRRRREAVEGLDA, via the coding sequence ATGCCGAGCCTGATGGAGACGTACATCGAGAACCGCGAGATGGTCCAGCCCAACCACGCGAACAACCTCGATACCGTCCACGGCGGGAACGTGATGAAGTGGATGGACGAGGTGGGGGCGATGTCGGCCATGCGCTTCGCGGGGAAGGCCTGCGTCACCGCCCGGGTCAACGAGATGGACTTCCGCCGGCCGATCCTCGTCGGCGACACCGCGGTGATCGAGGCGTACGTGTACGACGCGGGGGAGACGAGCGTCCACGTCCACCTGCGCGCGTTCCGCGAGAACCCCCGGACCCGGGAGCGGGAACCGACCACCGAATCGTACTTCGTCTACGTCGGGATCGACGAGTCCGGCGACCCCTCCCCCGTGCCGGACCTCGTCGTCGACAGCGAGGAGGGAAAGCGCCGCCGCCGCGAGGCCGTCGAAGGACTCGACGCCTGA
- a CDS encoding N-acyl homoserine lactonase family protein translates to MPRIHLLDHGYLEVDERFHYPMTDLATRSNPSPTVDRIRIPSFSLVYEDDANTVVVDTGGHPDGMDGYWPEWLRETVSWTGDDEHLFENRLEQIGLAPGDVDAVVQTHLHNDHAGNLRLFAGSDVPVYAHREELEWAFYAANVVREPQARGAYVPADYDHDLDWRPLSGDRGQVVPGVEWIHLPGHAPGMTGLLFTELDEPLFLVGDAAFREGNVFPDAVQPGANWDHADWADVAVPRIREVVDESDPNVIYGHDPDTFDRYDGYADVGQVGDTSFN, encoded by the coding sequence GTGCCACGGATTCATCTCCTCGACCACGGCTACCTCGAAGTGGACGAACGGTTTCACTACCCGATGACGGACCTGGCGACGCGGTCGAACCCGTCGCCGACGGTAGATCGGATACGGATCCCGTCGTTCTCGCTCGTGTACGAGGACGACGCGAACACCGTCGTCGTCGACACGGGCGGCCACCCCGACGGAATGGACGGGTACTGGCCCGAGTGGCTGCGGGAGACGGTGTCGTGGACGGGCGACGACGAACACCTGTTCGAGAACCGGCTCGAACAGATCGGGCTCGCACCGGGGGACGTGGACGCCGTCGTCCAGACGCACCTCCACAACGACCACGCGGGCAACCTCCGCCTGTTCGCCGGGAGCGACGTGCCGGTGTACGCACACCGCGAGGAACTGGAGTGGGCGTTCTACGCCGCGAACGTCGTTCGGGAGCCACAGGCCCGTGGCGCGTACGTGCCCGCGGACTACGACCACGACCTCGACTGGCGGCCCCTGTCGGGCGATCGCGGCCAGGTCGTTCCCGGGGTCGAGTGGATCCACCTCCCCGGCCACGCGCCCGGCATGACTGGACTGCTGTTCACCGAACTCGACGAACCGCTCTTCCTCGTCGGGGACGCGGCGTTCCGCGAGGGCAACGTGTTCCCCGACGCGGTCCAGCCGGGCGCGAACTGGGACCACGCCGACTGGGCGGACGTCGCCGTCCCCCGGATCCGGGAGGTCGTCGACGAATCCGACCCGAACGTCATCTACGGCCACGACCCCGACACGTTCGACCGGTACGACGGCTACGCTGACGTCGGCCAGGTCGGCGACACGTCGTTCAACTGA
- a CDS encoding helix-turn-helix domain-containing protein — translation MPIIAEFSHPASEFVLGRAVSKYPDVTVEVERIVADTADRVTPFYWATGDEIEGFHETLTTDPTVDDVRVLDEDGDGRFYRAEWSANVEPLVYALRDAEASILSAVATDGVWHVRILFPDHDSLSEFHDICATYDLGFELLRLYEAEGSSDPAEQRLTDEQRETLELALDRGYFEVPRRVTTDDLAEELGVSTNAVSKRLRRGHETVLREAFEGVAGAEEREGI, via the coding sequence ATGCCGATCATCGCGGAGTTCAGTCATCCCGCCTCGGAGTTCGTGCTCGGGCGGGCCGTGTCGAAGTACCCGGACGTCACCGTGGAGGTCGAGCGGATCGTGGCCGACACGGCCGACCGCGTGACGCCGTTTTACTGGGCCACCGGCGACGAGATAGAGGGGTTTCACGAGACGCTGACGACCGACCCGACCGTCGACGACGTCCGCGTGCTCGACGAGGACGGCGACGGCCGGTTCTACCGCGCGGAGTGGTCGGCGAACGTGGAACCCCTGGTGTACGCGCTCCGGGACGCGGAGGCGTCCATCCTGAGCGCGGTCGCCACCGACGGCGTGTGGCACGTCCGGATCCTCTTTCCGGACCACGACTCGCTCTCCGAGTTCCACGACATCTGCGCGACGTACGACCTCGGCTTCGAACTGCTCCGCCTGTACGAAGCCGAGGGGTCGAGCGACCCAGCGGAGCAGCGGCTGACGGACGAGCAGCGGGAGACGCTCGAACTCGCGCTCGACCGCGGCTACTTCGAGGTCCCGCGGCGGGTGACGACCGACGACCTCGCCGAGGAACTCGGAGTCTCGACCAACGCCGTCTCGAAGCGCCTGCGCCGGGGGCACGAGACCGTCCTTCGGGAGGCGTTCGAGGGGGTCGCCGGCGCCGAGGAGCGGGAGGGGATATAA
- a CDS encoding DUF7344 domain-containing protein, which produces MEVDHSRSETDGGDGELDRIGELFDALAEPARRRILERVDAADDALRVETLAGQLADGTEELPAVRASLAHVHLPKLNEYGIVEYDSDALAVESVPATGRALGLVGTASGDPDR; this is translated from the coding sequence ATGGAAGTCGACCACAGCCGTTCGGAGACGGACGGGGGCGACGGCGAGTTGGACCGGATCGGGGAACTGTTCGACGCGCTCGCGGAGCCCGCGCGACGACGGATCCTCGAACGGGTCGACGCCGCGGACGACGCGCTCCGGGTCGAGACCCTGGCCGGCCAGCTCGCGGACGGCACGGAGGAGCTACCGGCCGTCCGCGCGTCGCTCGCACACGTTCACCTGCCGAAGCTGAACGAGTACGGGATCGTGGAGTACGACAGCGACGCGCTCGCCGTGGAGTCGGTTCCGGCGACGGGGCGGGCGCTCGGCCTCGTCGGGACGGCGTCGGGCGACCCCGACCGGTAG
- a CDS encoding HEWD family protein, which translates to MGTALRTPSRRKCERCGRSERWDEDAETWRIRVEDGERLVGNPHCIHEWDITGSFTPIE; encoded by the coding sequence ATGGGCACAGCGCTCCGAACTCCGAGCCGGCGCAAGTGCGAACGGTGTGGCCGCAGCGAACGCTGGGACGAGGACGCCGAAACCTGGCGCATCCGCGTGGAGGACGGCGAGCGACTGGTCGGGAACCCCCACTGCATCCACGAGTGGGACATCACGGGGTCGTTCACGCCGATCGAGTGA
- a CDS encoding 50S ribosomal protein L11, which translates to MAGTIEVLVPGGEANPGPPLGPELGPTPVDVQAVVGEINDQTEAFDGTEVPVTVEYEDDGSFEIEVGVPPTAELIKDEAGFETGSGEPQETFVADLSVDQVKQIAEQKHPDLLSYDLKNAAKEVVGTCTSLGVTIEGENPREFKEKIDAGEYDEYFAEEAAA; encoded by the coding sequence ATGGCCGGTACTATCGAAGTGCTCGTTCCCGGCGGCGAGGCCAACCCTGGCCCGCCGCTCGGACCCGAGCTCGGACCGACGCCTGTCGACGTACAGGCCGTCGTCGGTGAGATCAACGACCAGACCGAAGCGTTCGACGGCACGGAAGTGCCCGTCACCGTCGAGTACGAGGACGACGGCTCCTTCGAGATCGAGGTCGGCGTCCCGCCGACGGCGGAACTGATCAAGGACGAGGCCGGTTTCGAGACCGGCAGCGGCGAACCCCAGGAGACCTTCGTCGCCGACCTCTCGGTCGACCAGGTCAAGCAGATCGCGGAGCAGAAACACCCCGACCTGCTCTCCTACGACCTGAAGAACGCCGCGAAGGAGGTCGTCGGCACCTGCACCTCGCTGGGCGTCACCATCGAGGGCGAGAACCCCCGCGAGTTCAAGGAGAAGATCGACGCCGGCGAGTACGACGAGTACTTCGCCGAGGAAGCCGCGGCGTAA
- a CDS encoding 50S ribosomal protein L1, which produces MADQEIEQAVSRALEDAPERNFRETVDLAINLRDLDLNEPSNRVDESIVLPSGTGQETQIVVFAEGETALRAEDVADDVLDGDELADLGDDDDAAKDLAEETDFFVAEEALMQDIGRYLGTILGPRGKMPTPLSPDDDVVETVNRMKNTVQLRSGDRRTFHTRVGAEDMSAEGIADNIDVIMRRLHADLEKGPLNIDTVFVKTTMGPAVEVA; this is translated from the coding sequence ATGGCAGACCAGGAGATAGAGCAAGCAGTATCCCGCGCACTCGAGGACGCCCCCGAGCGGAACTTCCGTGAGACGGTGGACCTCGCGATCAACTTGCGCGATCTAGACCTTAACGAACCGTCGAACCGTGTAGACGAAAGTATCGTCCTGCCGTCCGGGACGGGCCAAGAGACGCAGATCGTCGTGTTCGCGGAGGGCGAGACCGCCCTCCGCGCCGAGGACGTCGCCGACGACGTCCTCGACGGCGACGAACTGGCCGACCTGGGCGACGACGACGACGCGGCGAAGGACCTCGCCGAGGAGACCGACTTCTTCGTCGCCGAGGAGGCGCTGATGCAGGACATCGGCCGCTACCTCGGTACCATCCTCGGCCCGCGAGGGAAGATGCCGACGCCGCTGTCCCCGGACGACGACGTCGTCGAAACGGTCAACCGAATGAAAAACACCGTCCAGCTTCGCAGCGGCGACCGCCGGACGTTCCACACCCGCGTCGGCGCGGAGGACATGTCCGCCGAGGGGATCGCGGACAACATCGACGTCATCATGCGCCGCCTGCACGCCGACCTGGAGAAGGGGCCGCTCAACATCGACACGGTGTTCGTCAAGACGACGATGGGCCCCGCCGTGGAGGTGGCCTGA